Part of the Deltaproteobacteria bacterium genome, TTGCCGCCTGAAAGCCGTTGAAGCTGCGGTCCCTGAGCAGCTTTCCGTTGACGAATATCGTGGGGGTGCCCCTCACGCCGGCCCCGACTCCTTCCTGCATGTCCCTGTTTACCAGCGCCAGGGCACCGGGGTCTGCCATGGACTTCTCGAACCTCTCCATGTCCAGGCCCATACCCCGGGCCAGGGACAGGATCTTTTCATCGTTTAAGCTGTTGAAGTTGGCATAGAGGAGATCATGGTACTCCCAGAACTTCCCCTGCTCTTTCGCCGCCAGCGCCGCCAGCGCCGCTTTCGCCGCAAACTTGTGCATCCTCAAGGGGAAATTCTTGAATATGAGCTTGACCTCTTTCGGATATTTCTCGAGCACCTGCTCGAGTACAGGCACGAGCCTGGCACAGTAGGGTCACTGAAAGTCGTTGTACACGGCCACCGCAACGGGTGCGTCCGGCAGCCCTTTGACGGGTGAGCCCGTTTCATCGATCTTCTGCACGAAATCGAGAGATACGATCTTGATCACCCTGTCCTTGCCGCTCTGAAGGTATATCTGGTCTCCCCGGGGCGACAGGGCGA contains:
- a CDS encoding thioredoxin domain-containing protein; the protein is MPVLEQVLEKYPKEVKLIFKNFPLRMHKFAAKAALAALAAKEQGKFWEYHDLLYANFNSLNDEKILSLARGMGLDMERFEKSMADPGALALVNRDMQEGVGAGVRGTPTIFVNGKLLRDRSFNGFQAAIEKELKKAK